agaaagtgtttaaatgagttttacagaaagggggaaagcaaagtaaaaaaaaacttttttccaaacaaaggtaaatgaaagtaggacttaatacaagaaaaaagtaaacatctcctagacgtgataaaatctatcaatgataagtattagacttgatgagctaaatgtgacaaaaatgtttcaacatgtcttatgttaattttctaaaataagttattattattccgagtttaacacatatacatatgttaattaaaaacaacctttttgttcttatgtagtgttgggttgcaattttggttgtatgccataattccatccagtagagtgacaatagaaaacttttgatgataatcaattaaAAActtttttttccaaacttgtcaaatgttttgttaaaaacgtgaccgttgaaaaaaggaggttgaataataaaacttaaaaaacaaattattttttttaagagtgtgcatcaaaatggcccgtttaataatggggagtaaaaatatagtcaaattgtttcaacgaacaagggttcaattggatgtctcttaaaaaaaatccgcgggtacgggtgatggatccaatggatccgcatccacgacccgcgggtgctatccctaattgtgacaagtacaaatcaactaaaagtctaaaaaatagatgctcttatagggaccaaatgttcacaataattgcctaagctagatatgaaacaaatagttcataaaaaaaaaaaaaaaggtcgttgtgcgttttcgggatgatagccgaaatacacttacaaaagtaggtcagccgtcaattctttatggctatatcaacgtagatcaataaaatcatttatggttttgataaaagattaattaaaaattaatttttttttggtcttggattctcggtaacaaaagcaaaggttgtttttgttgccacaacaaacaagacagaggttgttgacttttgttgttaaacatggcacaagtgaacaataacaatagattattgtttttgaaaagaataatgttgcgttaattttattgtataaaataaaattaaagaaaattggtttcattgatgactatgaacaaacgcaaacaaagtgtttgtggtatttggtgattaaaaaaaaagtgcatctaaagcttctactgaaaataatatgcatctaaagcttctactgaaaattaatgtgcaaggtacaacgtataactatatggtcaaattcatttgagccttcggagtcacaagtatatgatgtatatatatatatattactcaattaacaaaatagtaaatctaaattaattcatatgaatagtaaaacgaaattaattaatttactattcacataaaaaagcgcatatgataaaaagcgcatcgcatatgataagcgcatatgatgaaaagcacaacgcatatgatgaaaatcgcatatgattaaaagcgcatatggtgaaaaacacagtgcatatgattaaaagcgtatatggtgaaaaggatatatgataaaaaaaaacacatatggtgatttataaaaaaaaaaaaaaaaaaacacatatggtgattaatggaaagcacatatggtgattaatgaaaagtatattgtaaaaaagaatcacaaatgtttcttgaaagaattcaaggtaagatatatgaaccaattcatccatcatgtgaaccattttgatatttcatggttctaatagacgcatctagcggatggtctcatatttgtatgttatcaagccgtaatatggcatttgcaaagtttcttgcacaaattattaaattgagaacacattattctgattacaccattaaaaggatgagacttgataatgctggtgagttaacatctcaagcatttaatgatcattatatatctacagggattgttgttgaacatccagttgctcatgtgcatacacaaaattttgtttagctgaatcaatatatatacgcttacagctaataactagacaattgataatgagtacaaatctctcaatatttatatgtggacatgtaaatttacatgctgcgacattaattcgcattataccatgtggaagtcgtaaatattttcacttaatacttgattttggccaagagccaaatattttctaccttaaaatattggttgtgcagtgtatgtttcaattgtatcaccacaacacaataaaatagttcttcaaagaaagatgataatatattttggatataaaacatcttcaatcataagatatattgaacccatgatgggtgatgtttttacagcacgttttgctgattgtcattttaataaaacattgttccctagattagggggagaaataaaaataaaaaataaaatgatgcttcatgatgcgaacatcaattaaggtatattgaactcgcacaaaagaatgtgaaacgaaagttcaaaaataatgcatatgcaagaacttgcaaattaattactttatgcatttacagatataaaaaagtgactaaatcatatataccagcgataaatgctccagctcgaactgaaattccaaaagctggcaataatgtcactgttgagtctttgccacgcatcaaacgtggaagatcagttggttccgaagataaaaatcctcgaaaaagaaaatcagctgataatgaggtaagagaaagtgttcaagaagaaccacaaatcaatattccttctgcagaggatattgataaatgtaaatactaaaattgcgataaattatgcaatattatggaaccgaaatgaaactaaaatctctatgagatattttcatataatgttacaatgacatcatgaataaagatgatgatctggaactaaaatctgtcattgaatatacaaaatggacatgattgagctcaatggaaaggagcaataagagctgaattagaatcgctcgataaaagaaaagttttcggatcaatcgttatcacttttaaagatgtgaaacgtatgggatacaaatgaatttttatccgaaaagaaatgtgcaaatgaagttacaaggcaaaactagacttgtaactcaatattttccacaaagaccagaaatgaattaggaggaaaaattatcctcctgtaatggatacaattacttattagatacttaatcaacctggtagttatttaaatgcatctcatgaatgttgttactacttatctgtatggatcacttaatagtgatatatatgaatatacctaaagggttaaggtatcataagcatctaatgtaaaacccaagggaatatattccattaaatcacaaagatttctaagtgggtttatacaaacgggacgtatgtggtataaccgattaaatgactacttgataaaaaaaagggtataaatataaacttattttgcacgtatgttttataaaaacaatgttcggatatgagatcgtagttgtttatgtcaatgttcttaacatcatatgaacaaataaagagatctatgaaatcattcaacttctaaagaattattttgaaatgaaagatcttgaaaaaaccaagtattaccttggattgcaaattgagcatatgcctaatggtttacttgtacatcaaacaacttataccgaaaagattttaaaacatttttttaaagacaaactcattgttgttagatcactcaatattgacactgatctatttcatccatgcgaagatcatgaaaattttaacagatcggaagttctatattttagtgcaattgaggttcttatgtatcttatagattatacaagatctgacatttcttttgcagttaatttgttgacaaggttcagctcagcccctaccaaaagacattgtaatgggatcaaacaaatagtttgataccttcggggaactactgatttataattattttattctaacaactcgaaacaagatttgtttggttatacagatgcagattatttatctgatatacataaagctaaatctcaaaactggatatgtattcctaaatggagacaccgcaatatcatgacgttctcaaaacaaacacttgttgcaacatcatcaaatcatgccgaagtgattgcattacatgaagctactcgggaatgattttagttaagatcaatgatacaaatcattattgattcttgtggactagaacgctataaaagcctaacaactatctatgaagataatacagcttacatagtacaaatgaaagaagagtatcaaaaaatgacagaacaaaacataaatgctgacgaggcgctaaagttaTAAACGGTctcaacggtcataagtttgatggaaaagaatggtatattagtaaggctcagaaaaagactgaaagagaataggaattgaaacaacagtttgaacaaaccatgaaggagactgtagacaaatcacgtggaccaaacttgtacataaaagatttagatgatacagtttcagatgaaaacctcagattcttcttatatactcaagatctcgtaaaagacaaccagattaaaatgagatacgttcaatcaacaactctgttgatctttataccaaagcactgtcaatcgctgtttttcaaaacatacattcacaatattggcatgaggcaagttcaaaagatgtgacgactcagcgttgtctacttgagggggagtcaactctatgctgcactctttttcccttagctaaagttttatcccactgggttttctttagcaaggtttttaacgaggcagtattaattgctctttaaaaaaaattaccatccaagggggagtgttgtaaatttagtagtaaaatatggatggtaattagtcaaatatggatagtaaaatttgtactatatatatgtggataatgaacacacatatacacaccattttttcttacatataagaaatatactctctctctctcttccattactactctctcatatttaaggattgtataggcttaggtcaaaattagttataagcctactgaattataacaaatattaaataaaaaataaatacatcACCAACCCGACCCGGATATCCATGGTCTTTACCCTTGATACAATACCCTTGACCAAAAGCAAAAAGAAAAATCCTCTTGTTCCCCCACTTTTATCCATACGCGCGTGTCACTCACTCTTCCATCCACTACCAATGGAGTAATATTTATAGCAACACCAACACTTCACAACCTTCTTCATCATTAAATATCTCTCTCTCTTTATATCTTGATTGACGGACGGCGTGAGCCCCATAATTGCAACCCCCTTTTTAAAACCCACCTTAATAATTTTCCGGTGATATCATTTTTCAATGGCGCAAGAATTAGCCGACGGCGAGTTCTGGTTACCACCGGAGTTCCTTAACGATGAAGACATACTCATGGACTTCATTCCCCCAAAACCCATCTCCGCTAATAACAAAAGCTCTGCCCTTTACGGTTCTGACTCATTCGGGTCTAAGTCGGATCTGAGTTCTCCGGTGGAGTCTCTTTTGGGCTCAACCGAAaccgaaagtgatgaagatgagcaTCTTACCGGGTTGACCCGAAAGCTCGGTAACACCTCACTTAAAAATGATTTAAGTAATTTAAACTTTGAAAGTCACATATCAAAGGTAACATTTCATATCACTTTCATACTTATTTTTTTGTAGgaattattttaataaattttatACTAATTATGGAGTGTTTTGTCTGTTTCTATAAATGAACAGTCAACAAGGGTGATGGCCGGTTCCCCACAGTCAACTTTGTGTGGATGTATGAATGGGTCAAGTAGCAGGGGAAGTCCTAACTGTGTCTCACCGCCGTTAACGGTGCCGGAAGTTAACCGTAATGAACCGTCTTGGGATCTGTTGTACGCTGCCGCCGGTGAAGTTGCTAGGATGAGAATGGTAGAAGAAGCCGCTTCACGTTACTACTTAAATTCACAACCGCCGTGTAAAACTACCTCAAACCCTAACCTCCGTTATCAACAACTCCAAGTTGCTCAGGTAAGTAATTACCCATTTATTTCCATTTATTAGAACTTATAAATATATTACcgtatgataataatatatttattgttTTTTGGAAAATAGTTTCAGCAATTGAAACAGCAACAAATGGCGAAACAAAAGCAGTATTTGCAAATGATTGAACAACATAACAGAAaacggaatgaaaatgttaatggtCGGCCGTTATCTACTTGGCCAACTCAGCTGCACCCGGGTCAAAGAGTCTCCGGGTCGGGTATGCGGGCTGTGTTTTTAGGAAACTCTAACACTGCTAAACGAGAGACGACGGGTACGGGTGTGTTCTTGCCTCGACAAATTGGAGCGCCGGCTGAACCCATTAAAAAAAGAGGTACTATTCTTTTACTACTTTTTTACTTCACCTTTATTATTAAGTACTCCgtattacggagtaattaattaattCTAAGTTAAATTCTTGTTTCTAGATCTGACttaaattttttatattaatattttttttaattattaattatattatgtaGGTTGCTCAACTGTTTTGCTTCCGGATAGAGTGGTACAAGCTCTTAACTTGAACTTGAAATCAAAAGAAGGTGCTGACGTGGCAGATTCGGAGATGGTATTCAGGAATAGTGGGATGATGAGTCAGCAAGGGGCAAGTAATAACCGTCAGCAACCGGCGGAGTTCCGGCTACCACAAGAATGGACTTATTGAAAATTTACGAAAAAATGGAATTGCGAATTGTAGGAAAAAAAGAATATTAGAGTAGCTGAGTAGTATAGATGTTGACGAAGAAGATGATTCAAAAATGGTTTATGGTTTGCTTTTTATTTTTAGAGATAAGGTATGAATGAATGACGAATAAAAGAAATTAGTTGCTGGGTTTGATATTTTGATTACCGGCAAGATCCTCCGTTTTGGGTTAGAATGAGGAATATTTGTTGGGTTTTTGGTTTACCTACTGTTTTTTTAGTGgcgaataatataataatattaatattaatattaatattaatattaataatattaatattaataataataataataataataataataataataataataataataattactaaataCTAAGAAGGTTATTATAGGGTTAAAGATTAGACTTGAGTTTAATACAAGTGTAACTGCTATTGTTTTAAGTCGCAAATCATTTGATTCAAGGATTTTATTCATGTACTGGTTGATTTTCAATTAGATTTtgcaatgtatgtatatttttaatCGCAATAGCTGCTATTTTATACTCGTACCGTATATGTTCATTAATAATTCATTGACACTGGCATTTAGGAGAGAGAGGTCACGAATGGTCGAATTACAGAATCTTTAAACTTGGACAAACTGAAGTTACAAAGAAATAAGGATTAATTCTGTATATATGAAATTTTTTGAGTATAGGGTCGAGTATGGCAATACTTTTTAATTTATTGCGGGTCCGGGTTCAGGTACGGTTTTAATCACAAACTCGATTATCCGGCCCGTATACCTGAAAAAGACCCGATTTCATATACTTAACCCGTATACCTGATTACCTGCCCCGTTTACCCGATAAAAGACTCGAATAGCCGTGGAATAACCCATTTATCCAATAGTTCGTAAGTAAATGGAGACCCGAATACCTGGTGGGAAACCCGTTTACCCGCTAGTTAGTAACTAAATGCGGACCCGATGGGTTTGAGTCCGGGTTTGGGACGAGTTTTTTTAATCCGGTTCGGGTCTGGGATTACCTAAACCCTGCCCAAATCTGACCTGATTTCATCCGTAAGTCCATATGTCACTAATAGGTTATAAACAAATGCGCTGATTGAATAATCCAATATTCCGTGTTAAATCATTCCATTAAGAGGTATTTAAATCCAACCCAATTGAACATTTCCTTCTTCTGTTCAAAACCCAAGAACCCTAATTTCATTGAATTTAATTTTACCACACAATCAGATTCAATAAAACCCCAATTTAATCATTTAACCATCGGGGAAATGTAAGCAATTACGATCTATGAACGTCAACAACAAGCTAAAGATAAAGAATTAGTTGTTGCAGTTTCCGGTACACCGTCGGTAGGTCATCAAATAAGGAAACGGTTAGCAGTTTCGTAATTGACTATTGTATACAATGTCGTAAATGAccattgaccaacgttgactttatatatatatatatatatatatatatatatatatatatatatatatatatatatatatatatatatatatatatatatatataaggttgcAGAATCCGGTCGAGTTCTCACTTAGAATTCGTTTTGGTGTTGCTGCCGAGTTCTCGTTTTGGAATCGACTAAAAAATCGGTCAACGACCGATAAATGGAGTTTCTCGgccaaaaatcggtcaaatctcggtcaAATCGGCCAAATCTCGGTCAAATCTCGGGTATCATAAAAAGTATCCCAAAAGTCAACAATAGTCAACCACCGA
The window above is part of the Rutidosis leptorrhynchoides isolate AG116_Rl617_1_P2 chromosome 1, CSIRO_AGI_Rlap_v1, whole genome shotgun sequence genome. Proteins encoded here:
- the LOC139877036 gene encoding uncharacterized protein: MAQELADGEFWLPPEFLNDEDILMDFIPPKPISANNKSSALYGSDSFGSKSDLSSPVESLLGSTETESDEDEHLTGLTRKLGNTSLKNDLSNLNFESHISKSTRVMAGSPQSTLCGCMNGSSSRGSPNCVSPPLTVPEVNRNEPSWDLLYAAAGEVARMRMVEEAASRYYLNSQPPCKTTSNPNLRYQQLQVAQFQQLKQQQMAKQKQYLQMIEQHNRKRNENVNGRPLSTWPTQLHPGQRVSGSGMRAVFLGNSNTAKRETTGTGVFLPRQIGAPAEPIKKRGCSTVLLPDRVVQALNLNLKSKEGADVADSEMVFRNSGMMSQQGASNNRQQPAEFRLPQEWTY